TCCGTCTTTTCATAGATCGGGATGATGATCACTATCCCAAGCTCCCGGGCGAGGGCGGAGAAGGCCTCTGTGGACTGGCCTGGAATGCTCTCTGCCAGACCTGAGGCATCCATTTCATCCCACTGGGGAAAATAACGGGTTCGGTAGAGCTCAGGCAGGCAGACGATCTTTGCACCCTTCTTCGCTGCCTCTCTCGCCATCTCGATGGCCTTTCTCAGGTTCAGCTCTCTGTCCTCGGAGATGGTGCTCTGAATCAGTCCTATGGTGACCCTCTCGTTCTTACTCTCTGCTGCCATTCCTCTCCTCTCCTCAAATGGTCTTGATCTGTCGGATATATTGCAGAATTTTCTGGGAGAAGATGTACATCAAAGTATATCAAAGTATGTCAAAGAATATCAGGATATGGGCGATGTGGTGTGATGAGGCCTCCTCAGTGCCTTCAATGCTCTTCTCACCTTCCCACTTGCTCTTCTTCTTACCTTATCTTTTTCTCACCTTACCATCTTCTCACCTTACCATCTTCTCACCTTATCATCTTCTCACCTATCACCTATCTGCCAGATCTGGAGCTTGAACTCCCCCAGCTGTCTTATGGCGATGAGGAGAAGGACCAGGGCCAAAGCTATTATGGATAGGTCAATGGCATCGAGCATTCAGGATCCTAAAGCCCCCCCGAGAGGCGGCATTGGCGGCAATATCAACTGCCCTCTCTTCCTCTCGCTCTCGCTCTCTCATAGCAGCTCAGAATTCGTTTATCCCACAGGAATCCACAGGACGCCCACCTCTTCCACATCTATGTCTGTCTTTTCCAGGGGAATCTCGATCTCTTCGATCTGACCTGCCATGCCTTTCCACCGATCAGAGATGGAAGAGATATCCTCTGCCAGCCTGTTCTCGAGCTCTTCCAGCTCTATCTCCCTCTCCTTCTTCTTCTCCTCTGCAGAGCGCAGCCGCTCCTGAGTGCGGACTGTCATTGAGCGCCGGGAAGCTGCCCGGCCCAGGTTTATGGAGCGGCGCCGGCCGCCCAGAAGTCCTGAGAGCAGATCGCCTGCACCGCCAAAGATCTCCTCCTGCTGCCTCTGGCGGGCGTCTGCAGAAAGCTCTCGAACCCTTCTATCGGCATTGCTGAGCTGGGACTTCATCCGGCTGAAGGAGGCTGCATACTTATCTTTCAGCTTTGCCATCTCTCTGTCTGCCTTATCCTCTGCCGCCGCAGCACACCGTCTCTCGAAGTCAGGCCGGGGCTCGCCCACCCTGGAGTACAGTCCCAGAGCAGGGTTGCGGAGGATACTCATTCTGCGATTCCTCAGGAGGTGCTCTCGCAGAGAGGCCTTGACCTCTTTGAAGTAGGAGGGCCTCTCCAGATCTGCCCGGGGCAGGATGTAAACGGCCTTTTCAGGTGGCAGACTGGAGAGATCTCGATTGTCATAATCGACGTTAATCGCCTTTCCCGGATCGAAGCGTTTGCTCAGAGGAAAGAAGACCGCCTCCCACTCCTCTGTATGATTGACTGCTGCTTTGCTGTCATCAAATGTGAGATGGACGCGGGCGACAAGGCCTGCTTCCAGCCTCCTCCCGCCGGGCACAGACCCGACCTGTGATGCCCAGGGTGCAGATGAATTCAGATAGTAGACTGCAGTGGCCGGATCCACCCGCGGTGCCACCTGGCTCTCATCCCCGGCAGTCTCCTCCTGGAGAGCGGGATTCATTGCCCAGGCCTCAGCGGAGGTCCTCTCTCCTCCTTTCTCCAAGCTGCGGGCCAATCTCTCGATCTGGGTTCTATCCAAAGGTCCGGCCAGATAAGAGATCGACCAGCGGCTGGTGAATACCACTGGCTCTTTGAGCCTGGCTGATTGAAGCACGAACTCCCGCTTTCCCAGGTTTGAGATCAGCCGGTCGAAGAGCCTGATATCCGTCTGGCCGGAGACGGACTTCATCCCCTCCAGGATTCTGGCCTTATCCCTCTCCGTCTGCAGCCGGCCTATCATCCATGTTCCGGCGTTGGACATCGCTTTGTAGTCCAGGTCGACAGGATTCTGGGTGGACAGAAGCATGCCCACTCCATAAGCCCGCCCCTGCTTGAGAATAGTCAGGATCTGCTTTTTTGAGGGCGGCTCGGCTGTAGGGGGAGCGAAGCCAAATACCTCATCCATGTAGAGCAGCGCCCGGAGATCGGGGCTGCCGGGCTGTCTTCGCATCCAGGTTATCAGCTTGGAGAGGATCAGGGTTACCACGAACCCCCTCTCGGCATCGGAGAGGTGGGCCAGGTATATTATCGAGGCCTGGGGCAGGCCCTGGGGATTGAACAGCATCCTCTCGATATCAAGGGCCGGACCCTGCAGCCAGGCGGCAAAAGAGGGTGAGGCGATCAGGCCGTTGAGCCTCATGGCCAGGCGGTCTCTCTCCTTTTGAGGATAGAAGCTCTCCATCTCGAAGACCCCCAGCTTTCTCATGGGCGGATGCCTTACCTGGGCGATGAGGGAGGCCAGGTCCATGTCCCTCCCCTCGCTCCAGGCCTTCTCAATGATATTTGCCAGCAGGATGTGCTCCGGGCTGGAGATGGGGTCGGCATCGATCCTGGCCAGCACCAGCAGAGAGGAGACCAGCCCCTCGATCTCATCCCTCCCTATCTCCGCCTGGGAGGATACAGACCAGTCCAGCCTCGGGGCAATAAGCGATCCCACCACATTGACCGGAATCCCTGATACAGAGCCCGGTGTGTATATGACATAATGCGAGGATTCGGCAAGCTCCTGCATTCGCTTGGGGCCTATCCCCCACTCCTCCAGCCCGGATCTCCAGCCGGCAGCGGTCTCCATTGCCAGTTGCTCCAGCTCGATTCCCCGCCTCCGGGCCTCAGCCGGGTCGATCCAGGGGAGGAAGTCGGAGGGAGAGAGGGAGGGGAAGTTCAAGAGCAGGTTGCCCATGTCGCCTTTTGGATCCAGTATCAGACAGGGGATGCCCGAGGCCAGGGCTTCCTCCAGCATGACGATTCCAAGGCCTGTCTTGCCCGAGCCCGTCATTCCTACGATGATGCCATGTGAGGTCAGATTGCGGGCATCATAGATGACCTCGCTATCAGTGCTTCTGCCGCTGGCCGGGTCGATGCCCCTCCCCAGATACATCTCACCCCGGCGACCACTTCCCATTGCTCTTCTGGTCATGTCTCTCTTATCTCCCTCTCTCTCTTCTCTTGCATCTCCCTTCTCTTCTCTTACATCTCCCTCTTTCTCTTCTCTTACATCTCCCTCTCTCTTC
This genomic stretch from Methanothrix sp. harbors:
- a CDS encoding nitrilase-related carbon-nitrogen hydrolase; this encodes MAAESKNERVTIGLIQSTISEDRELNLRKAIEMAREAAKKGAKIVCLPELYRTRYFPQWDEMDASGLAESIPGQSTEAFSALARELGIVIIIPIYEKTEDDYYNSAAVIDSDGSLLETYHKTHIPYDPLLRAELLLARG
- a CDS encoding ATP-binding protein, with the translated sequence MTRRAMGSGRRGEMYLGRGIDPASGRSTDSEVIYDARNLTSHGIIVGMTGSGKTGLGIVMLEEALASGIPCLILDPKGDMGNLLLNFPSLSPSDFLPWIDPAEARRRGIELEQLAMETAAGWRSGLEEWGIGPKRMQELAESSHYVIYTPGSVSGIPVNVVGSLIAPRLDWSVSSQAEIGRDEIEGLVSSLLVLARIDADPISSPEHILLANIIEKAWSEGRDMDLASLIAQVRHPPMRKLGVFEMESFYPQKERDRLAMRLNGLIASPSFAAWLQGPALDIERMLFNPQGLPQASIIYLAHLSDAERGFVVTLILSKLITWMRRQPGSPDLRALLYMDEVFGFAPPTAEPPSKKQILTILKQGRAYGVGMLLSTQNPVDLDYKAMSNAGTWMIGRLQTERDKARILEGMKSVSGQTDIRLFDRLISNLGKREFVLQSARLKEPVVFTSRWSISYLAGPLDRTQIERLARSLEKGGERTSAEAWAMNPALQEETAGDESQVAPRVDPATAVYYLNSSAPWASQVGSVPGGRRLEAGLVARVHLTFDDSKAAVNHTEEWEAVFFPLSKRFDPGKAINVDYDNRDLSSLPPEKAVYILPRADLERPSYFKEVKASLREHLLRNRRMSILRNPALGLYSRVGEPRPDFERRCAAAAEDKADREMAKLKDKYAASFSRMKSQLSNADRRVRELSADARQRQQEEIFGGAGDLLSGLLGGRRRSINLGRAASRRSMTVRTQERLRSAEEKKKEREIELEELENRLAEDISSISDRWKGMAGQIEEIEIPLEKTDIDVEEVGVLWIPVG